The following DNA comes from Eretmochelys imbricata isolate rEreImb1 chromosome 2, rEreImb1.hap1, whole genome shotgun sequence.
GTAATTCTATAActtgtacatttgattttaaactgaaaatttttaaTCATATCATACGATCCTGCATGAAAGCTTGCTTTTAtgagattttaaatatttatattgtttGTTAAAGGTATTCTCTAATCTTTCTCTGGGTCACTTTAAGAGTATTTgttttttacttcagtgggagttttgggcaTGAAGAGACTGCAGGATTGAGTCCTAATTCTACAACTACTAGGAAAAAATTAACAGAAAGCAGATTTCTCTTTGTCACCAATCCAGCATCTacttttttgtgtcatttgcaaaatAATGTGGCACATTTACTTGCTAGAGCTGGTGTGCAAATTAGAGATAACAATAAGCTGTAGAAAGAACAATCTAATTGtcagaaaatatttgtaaaatctgTAATTTACCATTGATATCCTTTCTGATAAATATTGAGAGCATGGATTTGTGGAGCCAGCCTGCTTCCATTGTAACCAATGGGATCACTATCAGTGTCTACGTATTTTTCAGAGCATAATATTTCTGTCTCCTTTTCAAATCAAACTCAAAACAATTATGTATGGGTAAACATAAAAATAACTCACCATCTGCCTCACAGTATTTGCCAGATGCTTTGTACCATAACATATGGATTCCACTTTTTGCTTTTCACTAATAAATGTTTCTCGTACATATTCCAGGTATGTCTGAAATGTAAAAAGTCCACTGGAGATTCCTCTCAAGCATTTTTCCTAAAATGAGAGAAGGGTAAGGAAATTACTTATTGCAGAAAACATTATTTGATGAAAATATTGTTTCTATGTATCAGTTAACTAGCtaatgtttatacagtgcttcAGTGAGCTTCAGATAAGGCCCTATGTATGGGgttattaatttattataaaagTTATTGATTCCTTGCCTCATTGAATCCAGAGAGTAGACATCCATCTTTCTCTGTGATCTTGGGGAGGTTCAGATTGTTTTGGGCAAGCATCTCCATACTGCTGTCACACACAGTAAACTTCTCACACATCTGGGAGTAGATACAGAGATTTTATTACACCTTTATCACATTACCATTTCCCAGGCAAAAGGCACTGTATAACTATGTCAGTAGAAAGGCCTTGTGTATTACTGAAATctccacaaaaatgtttttttaatcagcttttaaaattatttagcaGAATAGTCAAATATGTTGTCCTAACTAATTAGAAATCACTGTTACATTTTCTATGCTTTTCATAATCTCCCATCAGAAACAATTTGCACTAGTCTATCTGATACACAGCATGGTTACACTAATGCAGATTGGTATGTTTTCTAAGATGTATGTCTCAAATATTTGCTCCTGTAGAAGGTCAGGAGACTGCATGTCCTGTAAATAAAAATGCTCTGGGTGGCTGTGCATTGTGCCTGCCTACACTCACTCCACTTTTGACAAATATCTTCGTGGCCCATGAGCTTTTCAGGACTAAAAGGAATTCACTTCCATGCTCTCTTAGGCCTTGCCCATGGGAAACCAGCATAAGCCACCCTGCAGCCCAATCAGACAGAGAGGTGGCCAATTCCATGGCCAAGCTCAAGACAAATGACAACAATATCCCAGATAAAACagctggagggaaggagaggcatAAAACACCAGATAGTCCCCTTTCCTGTTAAAACCTGCCAAGTGCAGCAAAGAACTGACTAACTCAGGTTGGGATCCCAGTCCCAGCTGCCTCCGTGTATTACCCACCTCGTCCTTCAGCTTGGCCGCTTTGCTGTGCAGCAGCCATGCCAGGGATTCACAATCAGGCAGCAAGGGGCTTCTGGCAAGCAAGTCCAAGGGATCATCAACAAGTTCCTCTTCCCCGGAGGAATCTGGGAGGGGGACAGCTTTGGTTCCGACGAGCAATGTCAGGGCTGCCGCTGCCAAGAGAGAGTCTGAGAAGAGGAAATAGACAAGGGAGTGGAGTGAAATCCTGCCAATTAAGTTACACACACTGTCAAAAAGACAGTGGGAGAGACTAGTTCACTCTGCTGCTGAGCATCTGTGTTACTTACATCCCCGAAGATAattcatttccttctcttttttcccccctttgctcTTTCAAAATAGTTgctggccagagggctggagaGCAGAATGAGATGCAGGAATCCCTGATCTTGGGCatatttatattcattgctaCTGGTCACTGGGAAAATCCAGtattagaaaaaaacttttttgtcttttgttgtAATGAAAACTGTTATTGGGCTTCTAATGAAGGGGAGGTATAGGATACTATTGTGAAACACTTCAGGAAACTGAGCTCATTATAATAATGAATTAAGGATGGAAAAATAGTAATAAGACAGAAACGCCCCTGCAATGTGTTCTGGACTACAGTAAATGACTCAAGCAGCAGGCTTCCATCACTTGCTCTGGATACTCATTTCACCCCTTCTTACTTGGCATTAAACCAAGGGTGCAGCTATCCCAAGAAGCAAATACATTCTTGGGAGAAAACAGACATTTAGTAATTATTATGTCATGTGCAGCAGAAGCAGTCATACTTTTAAGGGAAAGGAAGCATAATTTAATTCCCTAAATAATTGGTAGAccattcagaaaaaaatacaactcataaaaatatacaaataaaaaaagactgTAATTCTCAAAAGGATGAATTAGATGGTAGATGATGGATAGCAGTGAGTATCAGTTactgttaattatttttacaGAATCCAGTAGTGTGGTAGGCATGTCAAAGTACATTTAGGCCTGGTATAAATGAGAAAATTTTGCTGGTTTAACTAAATGGCTTGAGAAATTGATTTAAGTTGGTTGAGCCTAGtgtgtggatactcttatttGGGTTTAAGAGTGCCTTATAATAAAGTGATTTTAGCTAAATCAGTTTCTAAAGAGATTTGTTGAAATTGGCACAGTTTTTTCATGTGGAGAAGACCATAAAAACACATTTCCTTCACTAAagacagtagaataccaattgaaatttattaaatatctttggatgcttttctacattttcaaatatattgatttaaattacaacacagaatacaaagtgtacagtgctcactttatattatatttttttattacaaatatttgcactgtaaaaatgataaaagaaataatatttttcaattcacctcatacaagtactgtagtgcaatcttttcattatgaaagtgcaacttacaaatgtagattatttttttacataactgcactcaaaaaacaaaacaatgttaatctttagagcctacaagtccactcagtcctaattcttgttcagccaattgttaagacaaacaagtttgtttacatttacgggagataatgctgccagcttattatttacaatgtcacctaaaagtgagaacaggcattcacatggcacttttatagccagTATTACAATGTATTTACTTGCCAgaaatgctaaacattcatataccccttcatgcttcagccaccatgctttcatgctgatgatgctcgttaaaagaGAATGCattgattaaatttgtgactgaactccttgggggagaattgcatgtctcctgctgtttcacCTGAATTCTGCCATAtacttcatgttatagcagtctcagatgatgaccttgcacatgttgttcattttaacacTTTTACTGCATATTtgataaaacacaaagaaggtaccactgtgagatttctaaagcactcgacccaaggtttaagaatctgaagtgccttccaaaatctgagaggcaggaggtgtggaacatgctttcagaagagttaaaagagcaacactccgatgcggaaacttcagaacccaaaccaccgaaaaagaaaatcaaccttctgctggtggcatctgactcagataatgaaaatgaatgtgcgtcagtttgcactgctttggacCATTATctagcagaacccatcatcggcATGGACATGTGTCTTCTGGAATGGAGGTTGAAGCatggagggacatatgaatcttcagtgcatctggcacataaatatcttgtgataccagctacaacaatgccatgcaaacacctgttcttactttcaggtgacattgtaaacacgaagcaggcagcattatctccttgaaacttgtttgagcgattggctgaacaagaagtagaactgaatggacttgtaagttctaaagttttacattgttttatttttgagtgtagttatttttttgtacataattctacatttttaagttcaactttcatgataaagatattgcactacagtacttgtatgaggtgaattgaaaaatactctctTTTGTTTcttacggtgcaaatatttgaaataaaaacgataatataaagtgagcactgtacactttgtattctgtgttgtaatttaaatcaatatatttgaaaatgtagaaaatatctaaaaatatttaaatgaatggtattctattattgtttagcagtgcgattCATCGTGAGAcgaatcgcgattaatttttttaattgcttgacagccctaataaaatattaatttacttTCTATATGTATCATGGGAGAAGTGAGTGTTAAGGACGGACAATGCTTCCCTTTTCTTCAAAACACATTCAGCTGTTCTTACAAAAAGTGCTACAATATTTAATGTCATACTGGCAATTTATAGGAAAGTGCATTGTAGTAATTGTACATAATTTGCTGCAGTGTGGAAATGTGGTCAACAACCCCCTTGTGGCAAAGTTCAGAGACCACCAAACCCATTTTTACTTGACCATAAATCTGACTGGAGCCATTTGAACTCTAGCTGAGAAGCCAGAGCAGTGACCTTCTGTGACACAAAGCCCTCCGATACCCCCTTAATTCATAGCATTAATTTCATATGATCAATGCATATATATAAATGTAACACTGACATTATATAATCTAATCTAATGTATCAGAACATTAGAaccagatcagaccagtggcCAGATGGTATTCAGTCTGGTATTCTCTCTCTGAGACTGGCCAATTCAGAGGAAGGCATAAAACACACAGCCACAGGCATGGACAGTTATGCCTAAGAGGAAAGTTTCTTACTAATCACAGACAATAAGTGGTTGATCTGAAGCCTGGAAGTTGAGATcccttatatatattttttgtccTACCTAGTGAAATGGAAGGTATTCTTATTATTCATATAAAAATCCAATATTTTTTTAgaattattttaagcatttttcttcATTACTATCTTATGGCAAGGAGTTTTGCAGATTAATTTTGTGTAACATGATCagtgtttgcagtggtgttgtaaccgtgtcggtcccaggatatggaagagagacaagatgggtgaggtagtatctgttattggaccaacttctcttggtgagagagacaagttttaggtctgggaaacttagggcttgtcttcatgtaccatgctgcagctgcgccactgcagTGGTTTAGTGAAGACGCTGCTAGGCTGATGGGAGAACTTCTCATGTCAGCATAGTTAAtacacctccccgagaggcggagagcttctcccatcgacgTAGCTGTTTACATGGGGATTaagttggtataactacgtcactcaggggggtggatttttcacactcctgagtgacatagttataccgatgtAGGTTTAGTGTAGTCATGGCtcagtgtgtcacagctaaatgcagggtggaaaatattgtttaggataaatagttaacacatatttcaagggaccatatCAGGTGAAATGGAGGCCATCTGTTATCCGTACAGTAGAACATAACACCTACATGTTTATAGGATAAAAACTCcgtaagggtgggattttcaaaagtactcattGTTGGCCTTACTCAACTCCGGtgcaatcaatgggagttctaccattaatttaaatggctGCAGAGGTAGGCCAATACTAAGAGCTTTTAAAAACCATACCCTAGTCCCCCCTGCCCTTTTTAACTACTGATGTTCACAAAGGTAACTCTGAatacaaatgtttttttcataAGGATGAGGGGAAGTGTGGGTTACTCCCAAGGTTGCTACCCTCAGAGGAAATGGTAATACCATCGGAAAATTCTAAAGAATGCTGAGGTGTAGGAGTCAGAGCATGTCAGCTGTCAGATGCATGCTTAGAAGAAGCTCAAACAAGGGTGGAGACAGAAAACAATGCTAATGTCAGCAAAAGAAGGGTGTCTGCTAAGTGAGTAAAATAAATGGATAAATAATTGCCATTTCTGTATAGAAAAGAAGTGATTGAATAAAGATTTGAAAAACTACTGCTAGAGCTGCTATATATTCCACTCTACTTTATttacattctgtttttaaaaaaatctccaatatTCTACAGTAATGATCCAAACCACTACAGTTTGGGATGTGCTTATTGCATTATTTGAGCCTATTACATAGGATACGATaatacttttaataaaagtaGGAATGCTACTAAGCATGTAGTTTTGTGCTTCTATAGAGAAATCTGTTCAGAGTGTGGAAGAGTCCCTCCATCATTTGTAGCCCATGAAAATTGGGATCAGAATAAAGAATGAACAAATGGCATATACATGGCTGACCGTCTCTTGAGAGGGAATTGAAGCCAATTTCACTGACATAGTTTTGATTTATATTCTCAGATAGTTTCCGCAGCATTTATACAGGACTCCTGTGAATATTGAATTAGGGGTCCTTGCACCCTCAACAAGACAAACTTCTTTCTATTGAGGAGCCTTTGTGCTTATAGTCCCTGAAGTTGCAGGTCCTGTTGGTGCCCAGAGCTGATTCTCTTCCTCAGTCTTCTGAGGATCCATGGAAGCTAAGTATGATAACCTCAGCCAGAAACTGCCTCCATAAAAAAATACCGAGCTTCAAGAACTGGGAGAATTTCTACTCCCAAGTATTTCCAAATAAATCTCCGTTGGCTCTGTTGGGTGCTATTGAATGAGGCAGCATTAAACCAAGGTGCCTTGTGACACAGCTGAAGTAAACAGGTCCTTTACTGTCCTGTCTTAGCACAGTTCATAGCCAGAGGGATTTcttcatttgaaaatgtacacCAAAGGATTCCTTTTCATTAAGAGAAGTCATTTTGCTGCATTGCATTTTACTTGTTGATTATTTGCCAGCTCTTAGGGGAACTGCAGAGGCATTTGGGATTTTTGCACAAAAAGTGCAGGGGAGTAAacatttttctccccttttagCACATTCTCATCATTTTAAAACCACAGGCCTAGTGAAAGACAGTCAGAAATTTCCTCTCTGAGCATTTCAACCAGCCGCATATGCAAACTGTTTGGATTCCCTTGCTTGTCTATGTCTGGATGGTGGTGTTATGAGAGAAGCCTTTAGTTTGGGAGAGAAGTCCTTGGTCATCTTAAAGTTTGTACGGTGGTTTTCCAGATTTGCCTGCTAACTCAAGAGGAGAATTTTTGTCATTCATTCTTCTGGACAAGTTCTATGTTTCCCCTAAGCCAATCCTGTTTTGTAGGCTACTGTAGATGAAAAAAGGCCATAGAGACAACTACTCTCAGGGAACACTGGGCAATTTAAAGAGACTGAGTTTTGTAATGGAGTGCCTCTCAAATCAAAGTTGTCACAAAATCAGAGGAGGAGAGTGTGTAAGGGATGATAGATACCCTTTTGTAGACTCTCAGGCTACAAAGTGCTTTCTAGTGCCAGGCTAATCAAGTGGTAATCGTGTTACAGTCATTTTTGCTCTTGAACCACTTGTCACGGAGGCTAGGTCCACAGTGGGAGCAAGTTTTGGCAGTACAGTTGTATCTACAGTAGGGCTTTGTCCAGCACAGGTCAAGGCTCACACCTCTTCACAACCCCTGTCCCATCTAGCTATGCCAGCAACAATTTTTAAGGTAGACTTGGCCTGATGGTTACAATTAAACATCATGCATCTATGAAGAATGCTAGAGAGACCTGAGAAAACTAAGCGACCAGGCAgcatgatggcagatgaaattcaatgggcagatccttagctgatgCAAATAGGCATAGCTCCATTCGTTAGGTAACTGGTTCAAATTCAATCCAGGTCAGTATTGACAGAAGCTGATAACATCTGTATCAGCAGGCAAAATGAGTTAATGGTTGCTGTATAGTTCTTAGTGATAGGTATCCATATAGTCAAAGTATAATAACAGTTGGTGCCCCTGACAGAGGCTAACATTGGGATGGGCAATGGAGATAATTTAATCTCCTCACCTATGCAGATGGTCGTTTCAGGATAATATTTGTGCACATTGGCTGAGCAGCAGAGCAATCTCCAGGGCTGTCCATCTTTTTCATGATTATGAAATTCACACATTTCTTAAATGCCTGCCTCTAAGATGCAGTGTTGTTATAACTCTTTTACATTTGCTATCTGGGTATCTGCTTTATACCCTAGTATTCAGTGTTGACTTTCTGATCATTTTTGGCTTATTCATAATGACTATAAGATCACTCACTGAGTCATAAGACTTGTTTGTCAAAAGGCCCCATTTTGTGAGAATTGCGTATGAATAGTGATTTGTCTAGTTTCCATAGGAAGTAAGCCCATCATTTCCAAAGAAACAACTCAGTTAAAAATAATCCGACTTCAAGTTTCACTTGTCTTTGAGAAACCTTTCAGTTTCTTCTTGGGATTGCTTTGTAAATATAAAGTATTAGTTCTGAAAATTTGTGACAAAGAGAAGTTGGGAGGGCGAATGTTGAGATGAAAGACAAACAAGGACAATGCAATCAATATAAATGTGGGCGATACAGAAGTTCATCTCAGAACAGTAAGCATTTTTTATTGAGAAGACAATTAGattttttatgtatagtttatATAACACTTTACATGTCAGTGGCACTTTACAAAAGGCCAAGCTctcttcccccaaagagcttactcaaaTCGAAAGGAACataaaaagcataaaaatatGTGCATTCACAGACACTTCTAAGCACTGTGATTTCACTCTTGAGCATTTTCACTGGATCCACTGCATTCAGagttgcagcttccctttgctgcccACACACTGATTCATTTCTatataaaatgcatttttcctaAATTCCCCAGGTGTTTAGTGCTTTATaagcttcagtttgtttgtgcCGTCTTGATTTTGAGGCAGTCATACTTCCTTTGGGGCATCCACCTCTTACAAGTGTATGTGTATCagtcaatatttctttttaaactccttttcttttttaaaggaatgcTCACCTAACTTTCCTAATCCTTCTACCTGGCTATAATTCCTATGTCCATTTTACATCCTAATTATACTGTTTGCAACTTTTCCACTTACAGAATATGTTTGCTGAGTTGCCATCAAATGGCACCTATACGGTCTGTGTCTAGTGATATCACCAGTTTTATTCACATAGAGCTCAATCCTCtatctttgaagtcagtgggagttttgccactgacttcaaaagtaGAAGAATCAGCTCCATAGAACATGATCCAGAGCTCACTGAGGTTAATGGGAGTCTTCCTATCCAATGAACCTTGCATCATCCTGCAGTGCAAGACTTTATTTCCCATTTCCTTCTCTTGTTTGCTTTTATATCTACTGCCAAGACAATGAGATGATGGGTTCATTTAAATGTCTTTCTTATTGTTATTTCAGCTCTTTCTGGGAAAGGGAATTATTGTACAAGACATTACAATGAAACAAGATAAGCAGGATACAGATGCACACTGCACTGCAAATTCAAGCTACAacaaagaaaagtgattttttaaattatccttGCAATTTTAAACCTATAGCTAAATGGATATATGTATAGCTGGATTATCACCTCTAGTTTCTTATAAGAGAAAAGCCTTCAATTAAACTTTAGCACCTTCCTATATAAAACCACAAATATGCTTCATATAATTAACAGACAAAAAGAGGGAGGCCAATGTCCTCATGAGTTACATGAACAGAGACCAACCAGATATGAATAAACTATTAAGAATATTATAATACTAATTATATTTTGGGCATGCATTCAAGAGTTTTTTAATTATTGTCAATTTTTCcatatttaaaatatctttaatgTTATTGAACCATTTGAGTAGTACGGAGCTGGATCATGTAGAATGTGGacaccattttattttattcatatatTCAATATTTATATAAGTTTTAATAAACTGAATACATTGGAAAACTGTGGCAGGATAATGTAATCATGTTCAATATATTCCCTTTTATCCCAAGGAGACATTCCTATTCATTAGAagtgatttaaattttcacatactaaaaagggagaaaattgaaataatttttttgctaatttattttcccattttgacCAAATAAAGTTGCATGGAATTATTTGCATTTTGGAATTTGaatgaaattttccatttcaaaacgTTGAGGGCAAACGTTTCTGAAAATATTGAAAGAAATGCCCTAGTTTTCAACAAGCTTCAATGGTTAGAATTTGACTAAACTGGAAAAATCACTTAAGATTTTGTTCAAGTGTTTTCCAGAGTATTTGTCATTTACTAGCTGATAGTGTTCACAACATCACCCCCACAACTAACATTATAAAAATCAACAATGGTAATATAATGTGCTTTCATCTCTAAGGCTGATCTAACCTATTCTGGGGGCCAAATTGGCCCCAGCTTTAAACCATTTTAGCCCCACTGCCCTGAGCTAGGCATATCTCAGTTGGATGATCTAAGCCTTTGTTTCTAGCTACATTTGACAGATGAGATCCATATCTCTGCTCTGGCTCCTTTATGCCAGCTAAAAGGGCCAAAGTGGCATAAGAGGATGCTAAACTCCATGTCCAGCTTGGGAAGGATTTTCCTGGTGCTGGCACTGTGGAGGACGGCTATAAGGCTGCTCTGGGAGGACCGTCCTAACAAACCCTACTGTAGGGGGGATACTGGCTGAGAGGTTGGGGCGAGAAAGACGTGTCAGGGGCAGTGCCAGAGTACTCAGTGATGCAGTGATCCCAGGAAGGAGGTTCTAACTTAGACAATCTTGTCTCTCCTGCATCCTTATGGGCCGCGTGTCCTGTATTGTGCCTCTCACCCGGCACATCAGAACTCACTCTTCCTTTGAACCAGTTTAGTTAAAGGTGTGATTAAAACACAAAGGCCTGTGTGAGCATtaacgttccctctaattttttacatctgtGTGCCGAacgaattttgttatgtgcaccaatatggaggtgatgtgttgCGGGGGGTGTggtcgaggggttcagagtgtgggagaggactcagtggtggggcagagggttggagtgggggggtgggctctggggtggggctggggatgtggggtttggggtgtaggagaggaCTCacggctagggcagagggttgcggtgtggagggggagggctctgggctgtgtcaagggatgaggggtttggggtgcaggctgcctcagggctgcggcagggagagaggactcaccccagccctctctcgacacagcagcctggggccaggggagagcgccTCTTCCGGCCAGGGCAGCgccggggccaggggagaggacTTGCTCCCCCACCgctgcagctctggggccaggagagaggcacctctctcccaccgctgcagctctggggctgggagagaggtgcctctccccagccacagcagctccagggctgggggagaggtgccgCTCCCTGCCTGCATAGCCCTTGATAGCTTGCTGCATAGCCACACAGCTTAGAGGTAACATGGATGGGCATTCTTCCATGTGTAAAAGCAGGCTTACTTCACTTTGTCTGAAAGCTACGTCTGTACTACAAAAAATTATGTTTCACATTGAGACATCTAACtgaatgtaaaaaagaaaaggagtacttggc
Coding sequences within:
- the IL6 gene encoding interleukin-6, with product MNYLRGYSLLAAAALTLLVGTKAVPLPDSSGEEELVDDPLDLLARSPLLPDCESLAWLLHSKAAKLKDEMCEKFTVCDSSMEMLAQNNLNLPKITEKDGCLLSGFNEEKCLRGISSGLFTFQTYLEYVRETFISEKQKVESICYGTKHLANTVRQMVKNPDAVIMPDPATQSTLFAKLKSNKKWIEKISTHLILRDFTSFMEKTVRAVRYLKNTRNLSV